One Solanum lycopersicum chromosome 4, SLM_r2.1 DNA window includes the following coding sequences:
- the LOC101264113 gene encoding F-box/FBD/LRR-repeat protein At1g13570-like, which produces MAEEVASRRSSDRISSLPINAIDDILTRLPLRDAVRTSILSRKWRYDWVKITKLTLDESLWKDLPTHEVRVKLGRILLHLFSFRQGPIRECRISIPNSKYLPELDNLIFFLSRNEIESLFLELPNGEKYKLPSSVFTSPKMRQLTLEYCVINLPTTFRAFGQLLSLRLFNVSISEEHLEILISRCSLVEDVELDISNPLSYIQFNAPNLKFLNIGSKIISICFKNTPLLADVSIMAESLNHGPVESLDVNRDFVERGTCDLREFFGSLPAIKNLRLDHFIIKTLIAGIDEIPTTLPMPLLNLTKIYLFDLCLTGLEEIRFLLCLIKSSPNLEEIVIIIQAINNERGDDRTSLELLKAEYDSGIKLNRLTNVSLIDIRGTKTEMKFIKLLLAKSPVLEKMMISPFYIGPESPQTLVEILMQINTFQRASLRAIVNFNF; this is translated from the exons ATGGCGGAAGAAGTGGCAAGCAGAAGATCTTCCGATCGTATCAGCAGCCTTCCAATCAATGCAATTGATGATATTCTTACGCGTTTGCCTCTGCGAGATGCTGTTAGGACCAGTATTTTGTCGAGAAAATGGAGGTATGATTGGGTCAAAATTACAAAGCTTACTCTTGATGAATCACTCTGGAAAGATCTACCGACTCATGAAGTTAGAGTTAAGCTAGGTAGGATTCTCCTTCACCTATTTTCATTTAGGCAAGGACCAATTAGAGAGTGTCGAATCTCCATTCCCAATTCAAAATACTTACCTGAGTTAGACAACTTGATATTTTTCCTGTCAAGGAATGAAATCGAGTCTCTCTTTCTTGAACTTCCTAATGGGGAGAAGTACAAATTGCCCTCTTCTGTTTTCACAAGTCCAAAAATGAGACAGTTGACACTTGAGTATTGTGTAATCAATCTCCCAACTACCTTTCGGGCATTTGGTCAACTTCTCTCTTTACGACTATTTAATGTTTCTATTTCTGAAGAACATCTTGAGATTTTAATATCTCGTTGCTCACTAGTTGAGGACGTAGAGCTGGATATCTCAAACCCTTTGAGCTATATTCAATTTAATGCTCCTAACCTAAAATTCTTGAACATTGGAAGCAAAATAATCTCTATATGTTTCAAGAATACCCCATTACTTGCTGATGTGTCAATTATGGCGGAGAGTCTGAATCATGGTCCCGTGGAATCACTTGATGTAAATCGCGATTTTGTGGAGAGAGGAACATGTGATCTTCGCGAGTTTTTTGGTTCCTTACCTGCTATTAAGAATCTCCGATTGGATCATTTCATAATCAAG ACGCTGATTGCAGGAATAGATGAAATCCCAACGACGCTTCCCATGCCTCTTCTCAATCTAACAAAGATTTACCTATTCGACCTATGTCTAACTGGACTAGAGGAAATCCGCTTTCTTCTTTGCTTGATTAAAAGCTCCccaaatttggaagaaatcGTCATTATTATTCAG GCAATTAATAACGAACGAGGAGATGATCGTACTTCTCTTGAACTTTTGAAAGCTGAGTATGATTCAGGCATAAAGTTGAATCGGCTTACCAATGTCAGCTTGATAGATATTAGGGGCACGAAGactgaaatgaaatttatcaagCTTCTGTTGGCCAAATCTCCGGTGTTGGAAAAGATGATGATCTCGCCATTCTACATTGGGCCTGAATCTCCTCAAACATTAGTTGAGATACTGATGCAGATCAACACATTTCAAAGGGCATCACTTCGAGCAAtagtcaattttaatttttaa
- the LOC101255878 gene encoding F-box/FBD/LRR-repeat protein At1g13570 produces the protein MDTDSDSDLLSDLPQSIIESILVKVPLVDAVRTSILSRKWRYKWAAITELVFNDTCLTSGHDKSIISCNLVNFITRCLFLHDGPIHKFELNTSYSPASPDLDQWLLFLSRKDIKELIIDIGEDDWFRAPSCVFFCPKLTHLVLVRCELNPPPNFKGFLCLKHLSLQQVIIPPHDIEVLISSCPLLESLTLSYFDSLELTIRAPNLKYLNLEGEFKDIRLENTPQLIGISVAMYMTDDIAEHFEQCSGCNFDKFLGGVPCLERLIGHIYFTKYLSIGNEQGNFPVTYQNLKFIELYQVSFEDMKELFVVLRLIVSSPNLEELQISSSSITTTTDIYDLEFWERDWPADCIFGKLKIVHMTDFSGLPHEIAFIKFLLGHSPVLEQMIVAPTIYVTDKVVKMLIDLLTFRRASPQATVKFIQEPL, from the exons ATGGACACTGATTCGGATAGCGATTTATTAAGTGATTTGCCTCAAAGTATCATAGAAAGCATCCTCGTAAAAGTTCCATTAGTCGATGCTGTAAGGACAAGCATATTGTCAAGAAAATGGAGATACAAGTGGGCAGCCATTACAGAACTTGTTTTTAATGACACATGTCTGACTTCTGGCCATGACAAATCAATTATCAGTTGCAATCTTGTAAATTTCATTACCCGTTGCCTGTTTCTTCATGACGGACCGATTCACAAGTTTGAATTGAATACTTCCTACTCGCCAGCTTCTCCTGATTTAGATCAGTGGCTACTTTTCCTTTCTCGTAAAGATATCAAAGAGTTGATTATTGATATAGGAGAAGATGACTGGTTTAGAGCACCTTCATGTGTGTTCTTTTGTCCTAAGTTGACTCATTTGGTGCTTGTTCGATGTGAATTAAACCCTCCTCCAAATTTCAAAGGTTTCTTGTGTTTGAAGCACCTTAGTCTCCAACAAGTTATCATTCCTCCGCATGATATTGAAGTTCTCATCTCCAGTTGCCCTCTTCTTGAGAGCTTGACATTGTCATATTTTGACAGTTTGGAGCTTACTATTCGAGCTCCAAATCTCAAATATCTGAATTTGGAAGGTGAATTTAAGGATATACGCCTTGAGAATACTCCACAGCTGATCGGTATTTCAGTTGCTATGTATATGACTGATGATATAGCTGAGCACTTTGAACAATGCTCAGGTTGCAATTTCGACAAGTTTCTTGGTGGTGTTCCTTGCCTTGAGAGGCTTATTGGTCATATATACTTCACTAAA TATTTGAGTATAGGAAATGAGCAAGGGAACTTTCCCGTTACGTATCAAAATCTGAAGTTCATTGAACTGTACCAAGTTAGTTTTGAAGACATGAAGGAGTTATTTGTTGTGCTTCGCTTGATTGTGAGTTCTCCTAATCTAGAGGAGCTTCAGATATCT AGTTCCTCGATTACAACCACCACCGATATTTATGATCTAgaattttgggagagagactGGCCTGCTGACTGCATTTTTGGTAAACTGAAGATTGTGCATATGACTGATTTCTCCGGTCTGCCACATGAAATCGCATTTATCAAATTCTTACTTGGACATTCACCTGTTCTCGAACAAATGATTGTGGCTCCTACTATATACGTCACAGATAAAGTGGTGAAAATGTTGATCGACTTGTTAACATTTCGACGTGCTTCTCCTCAAGCTACAGTTAAATTTATTCAAGAGCCATTATAG
- the LOC101246914 gene encoding protein NSP-INTERACTING KINASE 2, translated as MKAILGYFYLFNLLAYYAHAMLTPAGVNYEVQALMEIKKNLNDPYNVLNWDGDAVDPCSWNMITCSNDKFVTSLESPSQNLSGKISPYIHNLTHLELILLQSNNISGSIPMELGMLKKLKTIDLSDNKLTGEIPASLAQLKNLQYLRLNNNSLSGAIPLDLANMTQLSLMDLSFNNLSGPVPRLLAKTFNVLGNPMICATGKEKECNGTTPMPLSFSSNNPQNVQSSGKPKTHKVALAFGTSLGCIFLLIVGFGFFLWWRQKHNKQIFFDSNEHHIEEVCLGNLRRFQFKELQSATNNFSSKNILGKGGFGNVYKGRLSDGVIVAVKRLKDGNAVGGNQQFQTEVALISLAVHRNLLRLYGFCMTPTERLLVYPYMSNGSVASRLKAKPTLDWGTRKGIALGAARGLLYLHEQCDPKIIHRDVKAANILLDDYCEAVVGDFGLAKLLDHHDSHVTTAVRGTVGHIAPEYLSTGQSSDKTDVFGFGILLLELITGERALEFGKAANQKGAMLDWVRKIQQEKRLDMLVDKDMKNEYDTIELEEMVQVALLCTQYHPSHRPKMSEVVRMLEGDGLAEKWEASQTAEPTRYSRANEFSSSERYSDLTDDSSLLVQAMELSGPR; from the exons ATGAAGGCTATTTTGGGTTATTTCTACTTATTCAACCTCTTGGCTTATTATGCTCATGCTATGCTTACTCCAGCTGGTGTCAATTATGAAG TGCAAGCTTTAATGGAGATAAAGAAGAATTTAAATGATCCATATAATGTTTTAAATTGGGATGGAGATGCTGTTGATCCTTGTAGCTGGAATATGATCACTTGTTCAAATGATAAATTTGTCACTAGCCT GGAAAGTCCTAGCCAAAATTTGTCTGGCAAAATATCACCATATATCCACAACTTAACACACCTTGAACTTAT ACTACTACAGAGCAATAATATATCAGGATCAATACCTATGGAGCTTGGAATGcttaaaaaacttaaaacaatTGATCTTTCTGATAACAAGTTAACCGGCGAAATCCCGGCATCTTTAGCTCAGCTCAAAAACCTTCAATATTT GAGATTAAACAACAATAGTCTAAGTGGAGCTATTCCTTTGGACTTGGCCAATATGACTCAGCTTTCacttat GGACTTGTCTTTCAACAATCTCAGTGGTCCTGTACCAAGGCTTCTAGCCAAAACATTCAA TGTTTTGGGAAATCCAATGATATGTGCAACTGGAAAAGAGAAAGAGTGCAACGGAACAACACCAATGCCCCTCTCCTTCTCTTCAAACAATCCACAGA ATGTTCAGTCTTCTGGAAAACCGAAGACTCATAAGGTTGCGTTAGCGTTTGGAACAAGTCTAGGATGCATCTTCCTACTAATTGTTGGTTTTGGATTCTTTCTGTGGTGGAGACAAAAGCACAATAAGCAAATTTTCTTTGACAGTAATG AACATCATATTGAAGAAGTGTGCTTAGGTAACTTAAGGAGGTTTCAATTCAAGGAGCTTCAGTCTGCTACAAACAATTTCAGCAGCAAGAACATACTAGGAAAAGGTGGTTTTGGTAATGTTTATAAAGGTCGTCTTAGTGACGGGGTTATTGTAGCTGTGAAAAGGCTCAAAGATGGAAATGCAGTTGGAGGTAATCAACAATTTCAGACTGAAGTCGCGTTGATCAGCCTGGCAGTTCATCGGAATCTCCTCAGGTTGTATGGATTTTGTATGACACCAACTGAAAGGTTGCTGGTGTACCCTTACATGTCTAATGGAAGTGTAGCTTCGCGTCTCAAAG CCAAACCAACCTTGGATTGGGGTACAAGAAAAGGAATAGCTTTGGGAGCTGCTAGAGGCTTATTATATCTACACGAACAATGTGATCCGAAGATCATTCATAGGGATGTAAAAGCTGCAAATATATTGCTTGATGATTACTGTGAAGCTGTTGTTGGAGATTTCGGATTAGCAAAGCTTTTGGATCATCATGATTCACATGTCACAACCGCGGTTAGAGGAACTGTAGGACATATAGCTCCGGAATATCTCTCTACAGGACAGTCCTCTGATAAGACGGACGTTTTTGGTTTTGGTATTCTCTTGCTAGAATTGATCACTGGAGAAAGAGCTCTGGAATTTGGTAAAGCAGCAAACCAAAAAGGTGCCATGCTTGATTGG GTAAGAAAGattcaacaagagaaaaggcTAGACATGTTGGTGGATAAAGACATGAAAAACGAGTACGATACGATAGAGTTAGAGGAAATGGTACAAGTAGCATTACTATGTACTCAGTATCATCCAAGTCATAGACCTAAAATGTCTGAAGTTGTAAGAATGCTCGAAGGAGATGGACTAGCAGAGAAATGGGAAGCATCTCAAACAGCAGAACCAACAAGATACAGCAGAGCAAATGAATTTTCTTCTTCAGAAAGATACTCTGATCTTACTGATGATTCTTCATTGCTTGTACAAGCAATGGAACTATCTGGTCCAAGATGA
- the LOC109119985 gene encoding uncharacterized protein, with protein sequence MKERGKAAMETDTFSDFNYSVSSDMPCKKHPSSSSIGICSYCLKEKLVNLVCSECGEQRLSSCSCSDSSEVGRIGRISSLLENEKKQSMRGEKTEQVIVLRRSNSSCVEIKKNSNGFWKIKRFFSKKKKKGVENGNDLDENSDIWVSDAMAVSRSRSVCSFRGNGFNDTDEGSDYRFSSAKISDVTGGILMDSSDEPRKSGFRSIFPVKEADFTSMDDSAFIDLKLDLSIESNSNYLDSNERVGLNLSGFKSGSSNGAFGHSGSCRMTRSGGKGNKVWKWIFKQSSRKS encoded by the coding sequence ATGAAAGAAAGAGGCAAAGCTGCAATGGAAACTGACACTTTCTCAGATTTCAATTACTCTGTTTCATCAGACATGCCCTGTAAGAAACACCCATCTTCATCTTCAATTGGGATCTGTTCTTATTGTCTTAAAGAGAAATTAGTCAATTTAGTTTGTTCGGAATGTGGTGAACAAAgactctcttcttgttcttgcTCTGATTCATCTGAAGTTGGAAGAATTGGGAGGATTTCATCTCTGttagaaaatgagaaaaaacaGAGCATGAGAGGTGAAAAAACAGAGCAAGTCATTGTTCTGAGAAGAAGCAATAGTAGTTGTgttgaaatcaagaaaaacagCAATGGGTTTTGGAAAATCAAAAGATTCTTcagtaagaagaagaaaaagggtgTCGAAAATGGTAATGATTTGGATGAAAATAGTGATATTTGGGTATCTGATGCAATGGCAGTTTCAAGATCAAGATCAGTTTGTAGTTTCAGAGGAAATGGGTTCAATGATACTGATGAAGGAAGTGATTACAGATTCTCAAGTGCTAAAATCTCCGATGTTACTGGTGGAATACTCATGGATTCTTCTGATGAACCAAGAAAAAGCGGATTTCGAAGTATATTTCCTGTTAAGGAGGCTGATTTTACATCAATGGATGATTCCGCCTTCATCGATTTAAAATTGGATTTGTCAATCGAGTCTAACTCAAATTATCTCGATAGCAATGAACGAGTTGGGTTGAATTTGAGCGGATTCAAATCGGGATCAAGTAACGGAGCATTTGGACATAGTGGCTCTTGTAGGATGACAAGAAGTGGTGGCAAAGGGAACAAAGTGTGGAAATGGATTTTTAAGCAAAGTTCAAGAAAATCTTGA